AAATAAGTCAGTGAGGTTGCTGAAGGCAAAGCAGTATTCCTTATCCATCCATCATTAAAACAGATTATTTTTACGAAGCTAATGAGACTATCATGGAAAGTCTGTTGGTGTCTCTGTGTCCACAGTTGTATTCATTGCCTGGGCAGTCAGTGTCTGGGAATTTTGGGGCCAAGACTATCAACCACAGAAATGCTACTTAAACAGAGAAGACCTGGAAAAGCTCCCAAGAGGGCAGGTCCCTCCCACTACTGTCTCATACTCTGAATACTTGAAGTTAACTTGGTTGCTATATCCCAAGGATAAGACTGGGAGTGAAATTGGAGACAAAGTATCTTATGTCATGCAAGTGGTGGTTGACTGTTCTtatagctcacagccatctgaaaGTTTCAAGGGATCCTCTGGCTATGGCACTAGGCACAAGCATGGTACTGTTGCAGCAagtttgatcacattgtgaatcccaagattatgttatttatttactgaaaaactgtctagttgtggtgtggctcagatttttttttttttttaaatatttatttatttattatatgtaagtacactgtagttgtcttcagatacaccagaagagggaatcagatctcattacgggtggttgtgagccaccatgtggttgctgggatttgaacttcggaccttcggaagagcagtcgggtgctcttacccactgagccatctcaccagccccggtgtGGCTCAGatttagcacacacttttaatccctctggctggaatacagacacttgcttagttcacacctttaatcccaaacaatgaaggtaaagttagtttgtagaaggaagcacccatgtttgaaagtgatgtctaactgagtggcagacaaagtgatgaatcagagaaagattttgaCAGGATAGGATATGCCTAagtctcatgagaagagagaggaaaggaaagatgtgtaagagagcagtgcagagagaggaaagaggcagttttattgagacagttttacagagacaggttgcagagagagaacaagccagagaatgagaaggagccagaagattagaacatactgccaaagttagtatgaagcCACGCATAGTAAtttaggagaagctgagagtgttTTGAGGCAGAACAGCTGAGATGAACCAGAATCAGCGATAAGTCTCAGGCTGAAAACCTTCTAGGCcgagattagattgtatggaggctaggaGCTTCTAGGActgggcctaggttagcagatggaggggAGACAACAACTAATTCAGGccaataaaagatacttttaataTGGTCCACTTACATGCAGTTGTAAAGAAATACATGGAGAGCGACAGGGGAAGAGATACCCGATACTCatgtctggcctccacatgtgtccttcacacacagaaaagaacTCCGACTTAAAGCTGTTTCTCTTTACTGTGGCCCTTCAAGTGTAAATTACCTGGGATTTCCTGCATAATCATGTAGTATAATGTAAATATGACCTTCATTCCCTACATCCTGTAATATGGTTGGAATAATGACACTGGAAATCCTATAGAAAAGTGACCTTTTCTATTTTCATAGCTGATGACTGGCCTAATTGAAAAGTGCTCTAACTTGATGATTTGGGGTCTTCTCACTGTTGGAGTAGGGTGAGGTATGACTCAGGCTGGATCCTTATATTAGTATACTCTCCTAGGAGCCATGCGAGGCCAGCGAAGTCTGCTGTTGGGGCCAGCCCGCCTCTGCCTGCGCCTCCTTTTGCTCCTGGGCTACCGGCGTCGATGCCCACCTCTGCTCCGGGGCCTGGTACAGCGCTGGCGTTATGGCAAGGTTTGCCTGCGCTCCCTGCTCTACAATTCCTTTGGAGGCAGTGACACTGCCGTTGATGCTGCCTTTGAGCCTGTCTACTGGCTGGTGGACAATGTGATCCGCTGGTTTGGAGTGGTAAGTGCTGGTGCTCTAAGagccaggaaagaggatgttttATGGGGAGAGGGTACGTTTCTGATAGGCTTACACTGAGCTTTGGAGGCATCTTACAAAGCTCTGGAAGTTTCTGGGTCTTCCTGGGTATTGCTCCCTAATGGCCTTTCCTTGACCTCACTGGTGTTGGCAGGTGTTTGTGGTGCTGGTGATCGTGCTGACCGGGTCCATCGTGGCCATTGCTTATCTGTGTGTCCTGCCCCTCATCCTCCGAACCTACTCGGTACCACGGCTCTGCTGGCATTTCTTCTATAGTCACTGGAATCTGATCCTCATCGTCTTCCATTACTACCAGGCCATCACCACTCCTCCTGGATACCCACCCCAGGTGGGACCCcacagggcatggggaggagcaGAGCTGCCTGCTGTGCTAGCCAGTCCCATATATGGGAGGGAGAATGATTTGGGATCTTTGGAGGCAGAAATCTTCTCCTACTATTGTGGTCAAAATGTTCTTCTCAATGTGCACAGGGCAGGAATGACATTGCTACTGTCTCCATCTGTAAGAAGTGCATTTATCCCAAGCCAGCCCGAACACACCACTGCAGCATCTGTAATAGGTGGGTCTCAGCTTTGCTCTGAACCTCATTTGAGGGCAAACCGGCCCTGGAGTTAGTTAATTGTGTATCAAAGTATCTGTTAAGATGTAGCACTGTgcatcccatctgctgacactTAGTCTTCAGCATGGTCTATGAGTGAGCCACTACTGTCACTTGTACAGACTGAGGCCCGGAGATGTTTCCTTGTCAGTAGCCAATAAACGACAGAACTGTGTTTGAAGGAAGGCCTGGCTGTCTTCAAAGTCTGTGCCCTTTCCACCTCAGCAGGATGCTGGTCCTAGTAGGAAAGGATTGTCACTGACATCTCAAGATCCTTGGCCACCGTAACAGAGCCTGTGTCCCTCCCTCACaggtgtgtgctgaagatggatCATCACTGCCGTATCCTTTTGTTCTCTTCAGCCAAGACCTTCTGTTTTACCCTCAGAGCACTGCACGGGGTTCATAGTCATGAGCTCCATACTTTCTCACTAGCATCAATCAATCCAGAGAGTACTGGCTCATGAGAAGTTAGGCATTGGGGAGCCGGGGGGCTTACCATTTTTTGGGAGGAGCAGAATGTTTACAGGCTTTCTAGAATGGATTTTTGTAGGAGAAAGGAATTTTCTGGCATGTCTCTTGTGGAGAATCAAAAGGTGTTTGGGCATCTGTGGCTGAAGGTGCCAGCCAGAACTGTGGGTCCcattttgactttcttttttttttttttttttttagatttatttatttattatatgtaagttacactgtagctgtcttcagacactccagaagagggcgtcagatcttgttacagatggttgtgagccaccatgtggttgctgggatttgaactccggacctttggaagagcagttgggtgctcttactcactgagccatctcaccagccccccatttTGACTTTCTATGCAGATGGCTAACCTGAGTTAGGTTGAATATTTGCAGGTGGTTAAGATTTCCTGGTGGCATCTAGAAGCCCTGAAAAGCTTAGACAATTTTTACCTTAACCTTGGGAAACTGTCTTCTATTTCCTTGCCTTTATGCTGATGCCTTTGGGTGATGTCTTGAACTAAGGATGAGCTGTAGGGGCTTGGACAACCCCAAATTATATTTGATCTTGTCCTTAATCATTCCTCCACCAGCCTGGCTAAACAACTGTGTGGGCCACTATAACCATCGCTacttcttctctttctgctttttcaTGACTCTGGGCTGTGTCTACTGTAGCTATGGAAGTTGGGACCTTTTCCGGGAGGCTTATGCTGCCATTGAGGTGAGCCCATGGCTAGGAAAAGACTAAGTCAAACATAGCACAAACCTTTTCCCAAGGAGTTACTGGATAGCCCCTTGTCTTAGAGGCTTGAGAGTATAACCCGCACTGTTTTCATCCCCTTAGAAAATGAAACAGCTTGACAAGAACAAACTACAGGCGATTGCCAACCAGGTGGGCAGTCTCCACTCCACTGCCTCCTGCTGCTCAGGCCTGAGGGTTAAGAGTTATGTAATCAACTGGGTCTGCTCTTTTAGGAACGTAGGGGTCAGAGGTTTCTAAGGAAGCTTTCAAGGGTAGATTAAGTAGCCTGAGGGCAAGCTGAAAGTCTTGAGTAATCTATGCCAATCATCATTTCTTTGGGTTGAGCTTGGACTCTGCCTTTATGGGGGCCTGAGCAGCAAGGGGTCTATGTTAGTCTGTGTAATGGGGTTCCAGGGGACAGATACCAGGCTGGTCTGGCAGCTTTGGGATCACCCTGTTCATTTTAGGAACCCCTTATCCTGTGCACTTCTTGGACATTTATATTGCACTTCTGTTGCTTTCTCAGAGTCttgcttcccccctccccattaGTCCAAGCCAGGTATAGATCTACCTCTTGTGGGTGTAGCCACATAGTGAAGGATGTGGCTAGAGATTGGAGTGGTCTCCCCTGGAGTCCCATTACTGCTGGCAAGCTACAGATTCAGTTAGTTCCTTCTGTGCTTGGCTGTCTACCCACTGTCTGTCCATGTGATGGTGCCACTGGGCTTGGTCCCCCATTTGCCTGCTGGTCTCATTTCCTCTGTGGCTTTAATCCCCACTTTTATCTGCCTGGTTTTATATTAATTCCTGCCCGTAGGTGCTTGGGGTTCTGGTGACAGTTGCTGGGACTAGCACAGCACGGGGGCCAggctttgctgttttctttttgtagacgTACCACCAGACTCCACCACCTACCTTCTCCTTTCGAGAAAGGATAACTCACAAGAGTCTTGTCTACCTCTGGTTCCTGTGCAGGTATTTAACTCAGTTTTAATAGTCCCCCAtcgtccccctcctcctcctgggttctcgttatagccttggctgtcctggaactagctctgtacaccaggctggacttgaattcctagagatctgactgcttctgcctcttgagttcgGGGAGTAAGGGCGTATGCCATCATTGCCTGGCTCCATTTGGTAATTTTAAGGGAGGGCAGCATTAAGAAAACCCTTTTTAGATGCCATTGTCCTGGTCTGAGGCTGGCAAAGAAtgcttttcttatatatttttgggGCAGAGAACAATGGAATGTGGCTATAAGTACCAATGGTACAATCATGCTTGTTATGGGACAAGGTTTAAGTAAAGCTCCTGTTTTAttgatcacaaaagaacatagcTCTATTTACTGAGAAGGGAAATCAGAAACTTAGAGGAATAAATGGATTTGTTCTGTAGTGCACAGCTAGGAGTTGCAGAGTTGGAATATGAATTTCTGACAACCAAGTACAACCCCTTATGCTTGTATGAGCCTTCACTATCTTCTGAGCATGGACATTTTAAGAAAGTCTACATTTTTCTCAGTGGTAGACTTATTTTCCCATCTTCCTTTCCATTACCACTTTTCTCCAGCCTACTTTAATAAATCTCTACTTTAAAACGTAGAATATGTGCTCACCTAGGCCCTATATGAGATCAGGAAAATGAAGCAGAGAGGCTATGAGCCAGTCATAACCACAAGTTTGACTCCTGTCTTCCAGCTTCTAAGTTCTATCAATTTTGCATCTTAGTTCTGTGGCCCTGGCCCTGGGTGCCCTAACCATGTGGCATGCTGTTCTCATCAGTCGGGGTGAGACTAGCATCGAAAGGCATATCAACAAGAAGGAGAGGCGCCGGTTACAGGCCAAGGGCAGGGTGAGTGGGGAAGGGACTGGGTGAGCAAGTGGGGAAGTGATTGTATGTCTAATAAACAGACCACTGTCAGGGCTGACTTAGACAAgtttctagttttttgttttattttaaagctgggtcctattatgtagctctggctggcctggaatgcctagtgctggggtcaaaggcatgTATCAACCACAACCAGCCAACAGGTGTCTTAAAAGCTAGACTTTGCTTACAGGAATTCCATCATCTCCAAGATGAGGAGGAGATTAAGTTGAAGAGTAGCAATGTATTTTTCTTGTCTCTAGGTGTTTAGGAATCCTTACAACTATGGCTGCTTGGACAACTGGAAGGTGTTCCTAGGTGTGGACACAGGAAGGTAAGTACAGACAGAGCGGGGCCGTGCAACAGAACCGTGATGGGGAGGTGGTCCACACCCAGGAGAGAGACTGTAATTGAGCTGAAGCTAAAGCTAGTGCTGTGCATTAAACTCCCACAACAGGGAAAGCGGCCTGTCCACAGCAGGGAAAGTGGTCTGTCCACAGAAGCAGAGACTGCTTAGTGCCACCGGAGTCTGCCATTAGGTTTTACCCTCAGGTGACCAGCTTTTTGTTATACATTTGGAATAACTACCATTTTATTTGACCCATTGGGGCCTGaagctaaaactttttttttttttttagggggttcttgtgttcaagacagggtttctctgtatagccctggctgtcctggaattcactctatagaccaggctggccttgaactcagaaatccgcctgcctctgcctcccaagtgctgggattacaggtgtgtgccaccactgcccggcaagacgAGTTtcaattctggttttgttttgtttttcgagacagggtttctctgtgtagccctggctgtcctggaattcactttgtagaccaggctggcctcaaattcagaaatccacctgcctctgcctcctgagggctgggattaaaggtgtgcaccaccataaagaaaataattgtacAAGTATTTtttctgtgtacatgtatgcacatcgTGTGCATCTGGTACCTGAGTCGGGAGAGGGCACTGGATGGATCCCTTAGGACTGGAGATGGTTACAACTTGCCATATGGGCATTAGGAATCAAAACTGGGTCCTCTGTAGGAGTAACCAgtactcaactgctgagccatctctccagcccctaaaactgTGGTTTAAAAGGTATGTCTTCTCAAGACAACTAGAGAAGAGCTTGTGGTTAGGCACTGTATGTGGAGTTCAAGCCAACTGTGAGAGACTGAGGTAACTTACACATGACAGAGGCCCTACAGCAATGTGTGAGACTAGCTCTGTCCAGTCCAAGAGGAACCCATTTTCTAAACTGCAGATTACTAGGCCTGGCATGATTacgtacatctgtaatcccatcagttggaaggcacaggcagaggatcaggagtttgatgGCTTTGCCTCTCCTCACCCTATGTCCACCCTGACGGTTACTGAGGGTAGCAGTCAGATGAATCTGTGtcagtccttccttcctctttgcccCATCGTCACCACATTCCCACCTCTACTGTGCTTGCAATCTCTTAAAAGATTGTGGCTGGTAATGGCAGCCCacgcctggaatcccagcacttcaagACCAACCCTATTGTGAAACAAAAATAAGTGACTTAAGTTGAGAATACAATTTAGAGCATTTATGAACTGTTCTTAAGCTCTGTCTCCCCACTTTCTAGGCTTTTTGTGCTGAAACATAAAttaaaacttttctttaaaaaagtgcTTAAGATGCCCTCAGAGCCCCAGAGGATACAGTTCTGACAGAATCAGATAGAGATGAGAactctgtctttttgtttgatGTATGCTTGCTGCAGGGAAAATGGGAAGGACAACCAAGAACTGAGAATTAAAGAGATTTTCCCCCATCATTCCTCACAGGCATTGGCTGACCCGGGTGCTGTTACCTTCTAGTCACCTGCCCCATGGGAATGGGATGAGCTGGGACCCTCCTCCCTGGGTGACTGCTCACTCAGCCTCTGTGATGGCCGTGTAAGCCACAACTTGAACACTATTTGATGTTTATTGTCTCTCAAGAGCTTCCAAGGGCAGCTTTTCCTGGAATCCATGACCATGAAGAGCCATCAGGCTTGCCTTAGAGTACTACACAGGGACAATCAAGACCAATCTTCTGCCACCTAAAAACAAGATGCAGTGTGGAGAAACTCAAGGATTGAAGTCCCTTTACTCAGGCAAATAAGTTTTAGCTCCAGCCGAGCTCTAGGTCACAGCACTGGGGCTAGACACCATCTCTTTCTTTCACTTTGGGAAAAGATCCATCAGGTATGTTGAAACTCTGGCTTCTCAACGGGACAAAGACAGTAAGCCTATTGCCAAGGTCACTGCCATTTCTCACGTGCTACAGAGGGAGCGAAAATAAAGGCATTTGATTTGTAAAAAGATATGTAGCTTCTCTGTGCCTCGGTGCTGTACTGAAGAACTGGGAGCTCTCGGTGTGTGCTTCTCTAGCATCTGTAGAATAAGGCAGTACACGTGAGTGTGCCCATTACAAAGAAGGCTTTATTCTCTGGCAGGTGAACTCATGTAACACCAACCCCAGTTCTCGAGGTCACACTCCACTGCACTGACCCTTCAGCAGCACAGCTTCCTATTCCTGACAGACACGGGAGAGCCCCAACATCCAAGGTCTTTTCCTCAAATACAAGTCTCAGTCTCTTCAACAATCCATTAGAAGTCATGGCTCTTTAAGAGTTTTGCACAGCCATGCAGGAGGCCCAGCATTTGTACTGCATCCATGGGAAGGCAGACCAGTAGTCTTGCCTTGTGGGATGGCTCAATAGTTAGTACTTGCAGGTTAGATTGTCAGGAGGGTTTAGGCCAGGACCAAGGGCTCAGCTCCCCGGGCTCCCAAGTAGGAACCTGTAGACATGAAGAATGTTACACACTATTCTGAGGTTCTCCTTGGTCCCGCCATTCCCTTCAGCCAACAGCTTACCATTCTCCCCTCGCTGACACTGCTTCCTTTCGCACAAGTCTCTTCTTGTCGTCCAGAGGCTTGGCTAAGGCTCGGATGACCTGAGATTTGTATGGCAGTAGCTGTGAAGTCAGAGACATTATCTTACTCTTGCTGCTGAGCAACAGGAAATGATGCTTCCCACAGCATGCAGCTTGCATTCTGATGGAAGTAAAATGTGTCctattttaaagaattgtttattttatgcgTATGCCTGGTGTCATGAGGCCAGAtaagggcattggattccctaggAAGGACATTACAGTTGACTGTATACTGCTAggtatgtgggtgctaggaatcaaacctgggtcttgctgaagagcagccagtgttcccaAGCAatgggccatctttccagtcccattGTCCTTATTTGGTGTTTGAATGTAGGATGACCAATGTTATGAGGTGGTCAGAATTTACTAGATCCATTCTGTACTCAGGGGAGGGGGTGGTAGCATATCTATGCTTAtctatgtgtaccatgtatgcaATTCCTGTCTTACCACACTCAGTTGGTGGCTAATCTCACTTGAAAGCAAAAAAGTATTCAACCAGGTATGGCAATGTACATGAGTCAGGCCAGCATGGAGAACAGTGattaccctgtctcaaacaagcacTTCTGACTCTTTAGAGACTTACCACAGAAGTGGGGAGGCGAGTGAGAGCGTGCATACACTGCAGAGCAGCAATCCGGACAGCCTGGAACACAAATGAGGTCAGGGGAGACAAAAGGAGAAAGGTACTGAAGGGTGTGCTGGGCTCAACGCACCATTGAGTAACTGGAGCTGAGGTTCAGGAATTTTGTAACCAGAGTGTCAACATGAAGACTCATGATTTGAGGTGCTTCCAGTAGTAGGGGTTGGAGACAGCTCAGAGTGGAAAGCTGGACCACAGAGTCAGGGCAGGATAATGCTTCCAGCAGCAAGGAAAGAAGCTAAGGAACAACAGAAAATAGGATGCACGTTATGGTCTTGGATCTCCCTCTACCAGCTGTAGCCATGGGAACAGCCCTCTCCTTTGCTGAGGGTGTCTGCAGGACTTACTGTGGGCAGCTCTGGTAAAAGCACAGGCTTGGGCAGCCTGTTGAGTACGTGAGACAGACCCTTCAGATAGTTTGGCTTCACATCTGGggatagaaataaaaaaagaaaatgtgtgggaGACAAACTGGGGTTAGACATTCAGTTTGAGAATTCAATCTCTAACTCAAATGAGTAGGTACATCAGCTTACATAGTAAGATGTGATGACTGAAGCCtattcagcattcaggaggctgaggcaaggggcTTCAAAGCCAGTCTAAGTTAGACAGTGAGAGATCTGCCTAAGAGAAGGGTTGGGGCTAGGGAAGATAGGTCAGGTGGGAAAGTACTTTCTGAGAAACACGAGTTTTAGTCCCATTGACCCATAGGTACTATAAGTGCTGCAGTGCAGCCGAGTGGAGACAGAGCACCTGGCTTGCTGGCTAGCTGATCTTGCCAAAGCAGCACGTTTGAGGTTCCCTgggaaatcctgtttcaaaaaaatgaAGTAGAAGCACTGGCAAGATAACTCCTTAGGTAAAGCATTTATGACCTagctcaatccctggaacccatttGGTACAACTAACTTGGTTAGCTGTTCTTTGACCTCCAGGTATACATATctttgtgcatgtacacacataccacacacacatacacatggagaaCAATGGAAGAACATGCTATCAGGCCATCAAACTGGATCAGcaggtcagtgggtaaaggcacctgctgttAAGCCTGATTAGCATTCAATCATTGGAagctacatggtggaaggagagacttcCACAGACATATTGTGGCAAGCAATTAATACATAAAAAAtgtaatagggctggagagatggttcagtggttaagagcatcgactgctcttccagaggtcctgagttcaactccaagcaaccacacagtggctctgtTAAAGTATTAGATGTTGACTTTTGGCTCCCACACaaacatgtctgtgtctgtctctctctctctttctctctcacacatacacacacacacacacacacacacacacacacacacacacacacacacacaaatagctcAGATGTACTCATCAGGGAAAAGTGGGATTTAGTACAGCTCTGTAGGCATAGACCACAATATAGCATCTGGGTCCTAAATTACTGTAGAGGCTTATGGCCAAGAGTAGAGGTCCATATATTTGGAGATCAGCTTTCACCTTGGGGAGCGGCATGGAAACCTTGGACCAAAGCAGGCACATTGTCTGTGAAGAACCGCTGGCGGAACATGATCCGAACATCAGCATGGCCGGCACGAGTCAACACATCAGTGCAGTCAGACATGAGCAGAGAGAAGCCATCAGCTGCTGCACAGCCAAGTTCTGGATCACTGAGGAGGCCCATGAGCtagtgaaaaaccaaacaaaccaaccagccTTTTAAGTGTGctagaaagaaaaatctcaaacAGCAAAGAGGATGAAAGCCTTGTAAGAATAAGAGAccaggggctgaagaggtggATCAGTGGTTGAGTGCACTTGCTGTTCATCCAGAGAACTTGCGTTAAGTTTCcagaaccacatggtagcttacacccacccataactccagttccaggggatccaatgtcctctgccCTCCTCGGGCAGCAGGGATGCATATGGCACATCCTATATACAATGGCCACATGTGCAAAACATAAacattttatgtatgtttgtatgtacgtacgtatgtatgtacgtatgtacgtatgtatgtatcaatcaatcgagacagggcttctctatgtagctctggcagtcctggaactcttgaggtaaaccaggctggcgtcaaactcagagatctgcttatctctgcctgagtgctgggactgaaaaGCATGATGCACCACACCCAACaaagtttaaatctttaaaacagtAAGAGGTAAATAGGATCCAAGGCAAGTTCTCTTTTAGATTCAAGTTATGTGTTAGAAACTTACCCGGGTGGTCAGGCAGGCACTGAGAGGATGGTATCTGAGGACTAGAGCCTTGGTTACCTGTAATCAC
This genomic stretch from Mus musculus strain C57BL/6J chromosome 19, GRCm38.p6 C57BL/6J harbors:
- the Zdhhc16 gene encoding palmitoyltransferase ZDHHC16 isoform X2, whose amino-acid sequence is MRGQRSLLLGPARLCLRLLLLLGYRRRCPPLLRGLVQRWRYGKVCLRSLLYNSFGGSDTAVDAAFEPVYWLVDNVIRWFGVVFVVLVIVLTGSIVAIAYLCVLPLILRTYSVPRLCWHFFYSHWNLILIVFHYYQAITTPPGYPPQGRNDIATVSICKKCIYPKPARTHHCSICNRCVLKMDHHCPWLNNCVGHYNHRYFFSFCFFMTLGCVYCSYGSWDLFREAYAAIETYHQTPPPTFSFRERITHKSLVYLWFLCSSVALALGALTMWHAVLISRGETSIERHINKKERRRLQAKGRVFRNPYNYGCLDNWKVFLGVDTGRESGLSTAGKVVCPQKQRLLSATGVCH
- the Zdhhc16 gene encoding palmitoyltransferase ZDHHC16 isoform 1 precursor (isoform 1 precursor is encoded by transcript variant 1), whose translation is MRGQRSLLLGPARLCLRLLLLLGYRRRCPPLLRGLVQRWRYGKVCLRSLLYNSFGGSDTAVDAAFEPVYWLVDNVIRWFGVVFVVLVIVLTGSIVAIAYLCVLPLILRTYSVPRLCWHFFYSHWNLILIVFHYYQAITTPPGYPPQGRNDIATVSICKKCIYPKPARTHHCSICNRCVLKMDHHCPWLNNCVGHYNHRYFFSFCFFMTLGCVYCSYGSWDLFREAYAAIEKMKQLDKNKLQAIANQTYHQTPPPTFSFRERITHKSLVYLWFLCSSVALALGALTMWHAVLISRGETSIERHINKKERRRLQAKGRVFRNPYNYGCLDNWKVFLGVDTGRHWLTRVLLPSSHLPHGNGMSWDPPPWVTAHSASVMAV
- the Zdhhc16 gene encoding palmitoyltransferase ZDHHC16 isoform X3, encoding MRGQRSLLLGPARLCLRLLLLLGYRRRCPPLLRGLVQRWRYGKVCLRSLLYNSFGGSDTAVDAAFEPVYWLVDNVIRWFGVVFVVLVIVLTGSIVAIAYLCVLPLILRTYSVPRLCWHFFYSHWNLILIVFHYYQAITTPPGYPPQGRNDIATVSICKKCIYPKPARTHHCSICNRCVLKMDHHCLFYFLAFMLMPLGDVLN
- the Zdhhc16 gene encoding palmitoyltransferase ZDHHC16 isoform 2 precursor (isoform 2 precursor is encoded by transcript variant 2) gives rise to the protein MRGQRSLLLGPARLCLRLLLLLGYRRRCPPLLRGLVQRWRYGKVCLRSLLYNSFGGSDTAVDAAFEPVYWLVDNVIRWFGVVFVVLVIVLTGSIVAIAYLCVLPLILRTYSVPRLCWHFFYSHWNLILIVFHYYQAITTPPGYPPQGRNDIATVSICKKCIYPKPARTHHCSICNRCVLKMDHHCPWLNNCVGHYNHRYFFSFCFFMTLGCVYCSYGSWDLFREAYAAIETYHQTPPPTFSFRERITHKSLVYLWFLCSSVALALGALTMWHAVLISRGETSIERHINKKERRRLQAKGRVFRNPYNYGCLDNWKVFLGVDTGRHWLTRVLLPSSHLPHGNGMSWDPPPWVTAHSASVMAV
- the Zdhhc16 gene encoding palmitoyltransferase ZDHHC16 isoform X1, with translation MRGQRSLLLGPARLCLRLLLLLGYRRRCPPLLRGLVQRWRYGKVCLRSLLYNSFGGSDTAVDAAFEPVYWLVDNVIRWFGVVFVVLVIVLTGSIVAIAYLCVLPLILRTYSVPRLCWHFFYSHWNLILIVFHYYQAITTPPGYPPQGRNDIATVSICKKCIYPKPARTHHCSICNRCVLKMDHHCPWLNNCVGHYNHRYFFSFCFFMTLGCVYCSYGSWDLFREAYAAIEKMKQLDKNKLQAIANQTYHQTPPPTFSFRERITHKSLVYLWFLCSSVALALGALTMWHAVLISRGETSIERHINKKERRRLQAKGRVFRNPYNYGCLDNWKVFLGVDTGRESGLSTAGKVVCPQKQRLLSATGVCH
- the Zdhhc16 gene encoding palmitoyltransferase ZDHHC16 isoform X4, which produces MDHHCPWLNNCVGHYNHRYFFSFCFFMTLGCVYCSYGSWDLFREAYAAIEKMKQLDKNKLQAIANQTYHQTPPPTFSFRERITHKSLVYLWFLCSSVALALGALTMWHAVLISRGETSIERHINKKERRRLQAKGRVFRNPYNYGCLDNWKVFLGVDTGRHWLTRVLLPSSHLPHGNGMSWDPPPWVTAHSASVMAV
- the Zdhhc16 gene encoding palmitoyltransferase ZDHHC16 isoform 3 (isoform 3 is encoded by transcript variant 3) produces the protein MDHHCPWLNNCVGHYNHRYFFSFCFFMTLGCVYCSYGSWDLFREAYAAIETYHQTPPPTFSFRERITHKSLVYLWFLCSSVALALGALTMWHAVLISRGETSIERHINKKERRRLQAKGRVFRNPYNYGCLDNWKVFLGVDTGRHWLTRVLLPSSHLPHGNGMSWDPPPWVTAHSASVMAV